The genomic window TGGTCACGCTGAATGGCCGTTATGACTATGTCGATACCGAACTGGACAACAGGCTGCCGGCGGGCGTCTCTCGCCGCTCCAATGATGACGCGCTGAGCGGTCGCGCCGGTCTGGCCTATGAATTCGACAATGGCCTGACACCCTACGTCTCGGCGGCGACCTTCTTCAATCCGCTGATCGATACGCTTGCCGACGGCACCCCGGCCTCCCCGGAGGAAGGGCACCAGTTCGAGGCCGGCATCAAATACGAGCCGAGCTTCTTCGACGGCAGCATCACGGCTTCCGTTTTCAAACTGGTCAAGGATAATGCCATCGTGTCCTATACGGCCGGCGGCATAACCACGAGCGGTCAGTTCGGGCAGGTGGAATCCACCGGCTTCGAGCTGGAGGCCAAGGCGAACCTCAACGAGAACTGGAAGGCGCTCGCCTCCTATTCCTATACCGATCTCGATATCACCAAGGATGCCAATCCCAACCTGATCGGCAAATCGCCGTGGATCGTGCCCGCGCACACCGCGTCGCTATGGGTGGACTACGCCTTCACCGATGAGACGTTTGAAGGCCTCAGCATTGGCGGCGGCGTGCGTTATCAGGGCAAGTCCTGGGCGGATGCGGCAAACACGCTGCGTGTACCAGACGCCGCGGTCTTCGATGCCGCGATCCGCTATCAGAAGAACGACTGGACGGCCTCAGTCAACGTCGCGAATGTCTTCGACAAGGAATATGTCAAGAGCTGCGCCGGCGTCTCCGTCTGCGGCTGGGGCGATAGTCGCACCATCACCCTCAAGCTTTCCAAGAAGTGGTGAGGCAGGGCCAACGGCCGACCAGTTGCGGAAAGTGAGGTTCGCCACTATAACATGAATAGATTTATCATGTTTATAGTGGCGCCATGGCGCCTTGCGGGATCGAGAGGCCATGGCTTTCCGCGTTCGGATGGAAAATGAGATCGAGGGCTTCGCCGTCATCGGCGGCCCGCGCTCAAGAGTATGGAACGGCATCGTCGCCGATCTCTGGGACGTGCGCTGCGCCCCGAAAGCGGGCGGCCGTTATGTCGGCAAGGATCCGCGGTTCGTTTTCCTGCTGGACATGGATGGGACGGATGACGGCCGTTTCATGATGAACCGCTGCCGCCGCGACACTTGTGGCTCGTCCAGGGCGAACCGGATTTCCTTCGTGCCCGCCGATCTCGATGTGCATGCCGAACTCAGCAATGTCTCCTTCGTGCGCCATCTCGATCTGCACTTCGATGCGGGATTGCTGGGTGCCCGGCTGGTGCAGGGTTTCGATCCGCACGCTCTTCTCGATCCGCATCTGATGTTCGAGGATGAGCGCCTGCTGGCGCTCGCGCGGTTGATTGCCGCCGAATGCGATAATCCCGATCCGCTGCATGACCTTTACGGCGAAAGCCTCGTGCTGGCGCTTTTGACGGATTTCCTGAAGGTGAAACGGGAGCCCGTCAGGAAACGCAGCAAGCTTGCCGCCTGGCAATTGCGGGCGGCGACGGATTACATCCGTGAACATTGCCTGCGGTCGATTCGGCTGGAGGAACTGGCGGAACTCACCAACCTGTCACAATCCCATTTCAGCCACGCCTTCAAGGCCTCCACCGGGGTGCCGCCGCACCAATGGCAGATGCAGGCGCGCATCGATCGCGTCAAGGAACTGATGATGAGGTCCGACATGGCGCTGACCGATATCGCCATCGCCGCCGGTTTTTCTGATCAGGCGCATTTTTCCCGGGTCTTCCGCAAGATGGTCGGCGTTTCCCCTTCCGTCTGGCAGAAAATCCGCCAATAGGCGCCGTTTCGTTCCATCCTCCTTCAAAAAAAATCCGGCCGCAGAACCGGAAACTCTTCGGAACGATTTGTCGGGTGCCGGGGTTTACCAGGCGTGACAGCAACGAAGAAATTGATGGAGGAAACTATCATGTTGCATCAGGAACCCCGCGCCGGACAGGATCCTTACGTCAAGGACACGCCGAGCCTCATCGCCAGTGACAAGGTGGAAGGCACACGCGTTTATGGTGCCGACGGCAAGCATATCGGTTCGATCCAGCGCATCATTCTTGAAAAACGCGGCGGCCGTGTGGCTTACGCCGTGCTGAGCTTCGGCGGCTTTCTCGGCATTGGTGACGACTATTACCCGTTGCCTTGGGAAAAGCTCCACTATGACGAGGAGCTCGACGGTTATCGCATCGATCTAACCAAGGAGCAGATCGAGAACGCGCCGCACTTCACCAATCTCGATGATGATGACCTGCTCTACGCCAAGGACCGGAAGGTCTACGACTATTACGGCGTTGCACCCTATTGGATGTAAAGGTGAGAAAAGGCGTTTCCGGCCATTCGATCATCGGAAGCGCCAACCATAAAAGAACGGCTCCTTTTGGGAGCCGTTTTCTTTTTGACCTGTCAGTGCGGGTTTTTCTGCATCTCGGAAACCGCATCGGTGAAGCATTTGCGCGCTTCCTCCGGCGATTTGCGTCCATCAAGGGCGGCGCGGCAGGCGCTTCTCGCTCTCACGAAGCTCAATCCGCCAATCTTGGGCCAGCCTTCGGTTAACAATGTCAGCGCTTCGAAGGGGCCGGCGACGACACTCTTGCCCTTCGCCTCAAGATTGACCTCGACAGGTTCTGTCCATCTCTCGTTCTTCATCGTGCACCTCCCAGAGCAACGCGATCCCGAAATACACCCGACAGCGAAGTAACCCATGAACGCAGCCGTGTGTCACTGTCGCTTAGGATATGCGCAAGCAATCGAATTGACAACGGGGATCAACGGAAGCCGAAAAACGACAGGATCGCGAGAACGATAACGACGAGGCCGACGATGTAGATGATCTGGTTCATGATTTTCTCCTTGGGCTATGTCATCACCATAACGTGAAGGGGAAGGTGAGGTTCCAGAAGCCATTGAGAATTTAATCACGTACTAAAATGTTGTGAGCGTCCCATTCCCTATGAGGGCTGATGCTACCTGCGCAGGATGACCCAGATGGCGTGAATGATGCCGGGGACATAACCGCACAGCGTCAGAAGAATATTCAACCAGAAATGCAGTCCCAGTCCGACCTGAAGAAACACGCCAACGGGTGGAAGGATGATGGCGATGAGAATACGAATGACGTCCACGATGATTGGCTTTCCAGTTGTTCACAGTTTGGCGGGTGAACGCGTGGCGGACAATTTGGTTCACGTCTTCCTCGCTCTCAGGCCGCAAACTCTCGCCAATCGTCATCCTCACTTACACTCGACATTTCGTGTTTAGCTGCGCGCGCAAGGAAACCAGACCGTGTCAGCCCCCGCGCCTCCGCGAACGCGTCAATTGCCTTCAAGACATCTTCTGGAAGTGTGATGTTAATACGGACAGATTTTTTGCTCTCTGTCTTGAGGGTAACCAGAATAGCCACCCCGTCCTTGTTTTCCGCATCAGCCATGACGGTTTCGAGAGAAGACGGTTCGGGAATGGCTTCACCATCTTCGATCATCCCTTCAACATGCAGCGCCAGGGCTTCCTCCGCCATGTGACGAGCATCGTCAAGATCGGTGCCAGCAGTTATAACGCCGGGAAAATCAGGAAAGGAAACGCCGTAATCGCTATCAGCGTCCTTGTGGATCAGTCCGATATAGTTACGCATTGTTTTACCTCAGTCAGTCCAGATTGTTTCTCGATGCTCTTGAGCGTCCCTATCGGCAAATCTCTCCTCGGGTGAGGAACGGTCACACGGCCTTGTTTCGTCGGGTGTTTGAATTGGACGTGACTGCCTCTGGTGCTAACCTCGTACCAGCCATCCGCTTTTAATGCCGAAATGATATCGCCACTCTTCATGTGTGTATAAATACACATAATACTTGAAAAGGTCAACGATGGTTGGATTACGTTCAGTCGGCAGGAGCCCGGGGCAATGTCGCCGGTCATAAGCCGTACCGCCTTCTTCCGCACATTAAGGCGAATAGAAATGAGGCTCGAAAGCCCGACGTTTTAATGTGATTTTTATTTAGGAATGGTGCCGCTTACGTGACTCGAACACGTGACCCCGTCATTACGAATGACGTGCTCTACCAACTGAGCTAAAGCGGCCCGATTGTGACCCGCTTGTGCGGATCAGCTTCATGGCGGGCTGATACAGGCAATGCTGACGGATTTCAAGCCTTGAATGTGCTGGTTTTGAAATTTCCGCAGAAAGCTTTGCCTGTCCGTTGTTTACAAGACGTCAGGCCTTGGTGCAGATCCGGCTCCTCGCTGCTTCATATTCGCCTGCCAGTCGATCGACGAGTGCGGCCACCGGTTCCACCGCCTTGATGGCGCCGATGCCTTGGCCCGCGCCCCATATGTCCTTCCAGGCCTTGGCACCGCCGGTGGCGGTTTCAAAATCCATTTTTGAAGGGTCGGCTTCGGGCAGGTTGTCGGGGTCCATGCCGGAGGCGACGATTGAGCTTTTCAGATAGTTGCCGTGCACGCCGGTGAAGTAGTTCGAATAGACGATGTCCTTCGCCTGGGCGTCAACGAGCGCCTGTTTATAACCGTCGGAAGCGCGGGCCTCCTCGGTGGCGATGAAGGGGGAGCCGATATAGGCCATGTCGGCACCCATGGCCTGCGCCGCGAGGATGGAACCGCCATTGGCGATGGCGCCGGCCAGAAGCAGCGGGCCGTCGAACCATTCGCGGATTTCCTGAACGAGGGCGAAGGGCGAAAGTGTGCCCGCATGTCCGCCCGCACCCGCCGCCACCGCGATCAGCCCGTCGGCGCCCTTGCGGATGGCGGAGCGGGCGTGGCGATCGTTGATGATGTCGTGCAGCACGATACCGCCATAGGAATGCACGGCTGCATTGACCTCCGGCACGGCACCCAGCGAGGAAATCACCACTGGCACCTTGTATTTTACGCAAAGGCCGAGATCGTGTTCCAGCCGGCGATTGGACATATGCACGATCTGGTTGACCGCGAAGGGTGCAGCCGGACGCTCGGGATTGGCCCGGTTATGCGCGGCAAGCTCTTCGGTGATCATCGCCAGCCATTCGTCCAGCTGGCTTTCAGGCCGCGCGTTCAATGCCGGGAAAGCGCCGATGACGCCGGCCTTGCATTGCGCCAGTGTCAGTTGCGGATGCGAAATGATGAATAGCGGTGATGCTATGACCGGAAGACGCAGATTGTCTTTCAGCACGGACGGTAGCATGTCTCCTCCCACGAATTACGTTTACGCGCACGTAAGTCAATAACGCGTTCGGCGACGGATTGAAAGCGAAAACAGCGCAGCAATGACCTGCCGAACCTGCGTTCGTAACGCCACAATGGATCGATTTTCTTCAAGACAATCCGGTCTTTATCATAAACGATGCTTGCGGAGGGGCGGCATAGCCGTTACCGAATCGTGAAGACATGGCGCAGCGCCGCATATTTTTGCACAGCGCAATAGAACAAGGATCGGTCGTGAGCGGACTGGAAACGGCAATCAGAAATGCTCTGGAAAAATCGGACAGATCGAACGCCGAAGTTCGTGCACGGATTTACCAATCCTCCCGCCAGGCACTGGAAGCGGGCCTGCGCAAGCAGGGCATAGACG from Agrobacterium tumefaciens includes these protein-coding regions:
- a CDS encoding YqaE/Pmp3 family membrane protein; the protein is MDVIRILIAIILPPVGVFLQVGLGLHFWLNILLTLCGYVPGIIHAIWVILRR
- a CDS encoding PRC-barrel domain-containing protein; the encoded protein is MLHQEPRAGQDPYVKDTPSLIASDKVEGTRVYGADGKHIGSIQRIILEKRGGRVAYAVLSFGGFLGIGDDYYPLPWEKLHYDEELDGYRIDLTKEQIENAPHFTNLDDDDLLYAKDRKVYDYYGVAPYWM
- a CDS encoding helix-turn-helix transcriptional regulator, whose product is MAFRVRMENEIEGFAVIGGPRSRVWNGIVADLWDVRCAPKAGGRYVGKDPRFVFLLDMDGTDDGRFMMNRCRRDTCGSSRANRISFVPADLDVHAELSNVSFVRHLDLHFDAGLLGARLVQGFDPHALLDPHLMFEDERLLALARLIAAECDNPDPLHDLYGESLVLALLTDFLKVKREPVRKRSKLAAWQLRAATDYIREHCLRSIRLEELAELTNLSQSHFSHAFKASTGVPPHQWQMQARIDRVKELMMRSDMALTDIAIAAGFSDQAHFSRVFRKMVGVSPSVWQKIRQ
- a CDS encoding NAD(P)H-dependent flavin oxidoreductase encodes the protein MLPSVLKDNLRLPVIASPLFIISHPQLTLAQCKAGVIGAFPALNARPESQLDEWLAMITEELAAHNRANPERPAAPFAVNQIVHMSNRRLEHDLGLCVKYKVPVVISSLGAVPEVNAAVHSYGGIVLHDIINDRHARSAIRKGADGLIAVAAGAGGHAGTLSPFALVQEIREWFDGPLLLAGAIANGGSILAAQAMGADMAYIGSPFIATEEARASDGYKQALVDAQAKDIVYSNYFTGVHGNYLKSSIVASGMDPDNLPEADPSKMDFETATGGAKAWKDIWGAGQGIGAIKAVEPVAALVDRLAGEYEAARSRICTKA
- a CDS encoding type II toxin-antitoxin system HicB family antitoxin, which translates into the protein MRNYIGLIHKDADSDYGVSFPDFPGVITAGTDLDDARHMAEEALALHVEGMIEDGEAIPEPSSLETVMADAENKDGVAILVTLKTESKKSVRINITLPEDVLKAIDAFAEARGLTRSGFLARAAKHEMSSVSEDDDWREFAA
- a CDS encoding type II toxin-antitoxin system HicA family toxin; translation: MKSGDIISALKADGWYEVSTRGSHVQFKHPTKQGRVTVPHPRRDLPIGTLKSIEKQSGLTEVKQCVTISD
- a CDS encoding DUF982 domain-containing protein; amino-acid sequence: MKNERWTEPVEVNLEAKGKSVVAGPFEALTLLTEGWPKIGGLSFVRARSACRAALDGRKSPEEARKCFTDAVSEMQKNPH